A single region of the Buteo buteo chromosome 16, bButBut1.hap1.1, whole genome shotgun sequence genome encodes:
- the MECR gene encoding enoyl-[acyl-carrier-protein] reductase, mitochondrial isoform X1 — protein sequence MQRAAARVLRGARTPPAGTRSATARVPPPRGLLYERHGEPAAVVQLKDLEVAELRDSDVHVKMLAAPINPADINMIQGTYAILSPLPAVGGNEGVGEVLEVGRRVTALKPGDWVIPAGAGVGTWRTQGVFPEEMLLKVPSDIPVLCAATLSVNPCTAYRMLADFETLAPGDSVIQNAANSGVGQAVIQIAKASGIKTINVVRDRPDLPKLVERLMALGADHVITEEMLRKPEMKDIFKSIPKPRLALNCVGGKSTTEMLRHLQPKGTMVTYGGMAKQPVMVPVSTFIFRDVRLRGFWMTQWKKDHAQDQESLTSMMDALCQLIRRGQLTAPACTEVPLQDYKAALEATMKPFTSSKQILLF from the exons atGCAGCGGGCGGCAGCGCGGGTGCTGCGCGGGGCGCGGACCCCCCCAGCGGGGACGCGCTCGGCCACGGCGCGGGTCCCCCCCCCGCGGGGGCTGCTCTATGAGCGGCACGGGGAACCCGCGGCCGTCGTGCA ACTAAAGGACCTCGAGGTGGCCGAGCTGAGGGACTCCGATGTCCACGTCAAGATGTTGGCAGCCCCCATCAATCCCGCTGACATCAATATGATCCAAG GGACCTATGCCATCCTCTCCCCGCTGCCAGCCGTGGGAGGGAACGAAGGTGTCGGGGAAGTGCTGGAGGTCGGGCGTCGTGTGACGGCTCTGAAACCCGGGGACTGGGTCATCCCGGCAGGCGCCGGAGTCG GGACGTGGCGGACGCAGGGGGTCTTCCCCGAGGAGATGCTGCTGAAGGTGCCCAGTGACATCCCAGTGCTGTGTGCCGCCACCCTGAGCGTCAACCCCTGCACGGCGTACCGCATGCTGGCCGACTTCGAGACCCTGGCTCCGG GTGACTCTGTCATCCAGAACGCTGCCAACAGCGGCGTGGGCCAGGCTGTTATCCAGATCGCCAAAGCCTCCGGCATCAAGACCATCAACGTGGTGAGGGACAG ACCTGATCTCCCAAAGCTGGTGGAGAGGCTGATGGCCCTGGGTGCAGACCACGTCATCACGGAGGAGATGCtgagaaaaccagaaatgaaaGATATATTTAAG AGCATCCCGAAGCCCCGGCTCGCCCTGAACTGCGTCGGAGGCAAAAGCACTACGGAGATGCTGCGGCATCTGCA gCCCAAAGGGACCATGGTCACCTACGGGGGTATGGCAAAGCAGCCTGTGATGGTGCCTGTG AGCACATTCATCTTTCGGGACGTGCGGCTCCGCGGCTTCTGGATGACCCAGTGGAAGAAGGACCATGCGCAGG ACCAGGAGAGCCTGACCAGCATGATGGATGCCTTGTGCCAGCTCATCCGGAGGGGGCAGCTCACCGCGCCGGCCTGCACTGAGGTCCCGCTCCAGGACTACAAGGCAGCGCTGGAGGCCACCATGAAGCCCTTCACGTCCTCGAAGCAGATCCTCCTCTTCTGA
- the MECR gene encoding enoyl-[acyl-carrier-protein] reductase, mitochondrial isoform X2 yields MQRAAARVLRGARTPPAGTRSATARVPPPRGLLYERHGEPAAVVQLKDLEVAELRDSDVHVKMLAAPINPADINMIQGTYAILSPLPAVGGNEGVGEVLEVGRRVTALKPGDWVIPAGAGVGTWRTQGVFPEEMLLKVPSDIPVLCAATLSVNPCTAYRMLADFETLAPGDSVIQNAANSGVGQAVIQIAKASGIKTINVVRDRPDLPKLVERLMALGADHVITEEMLRKPEMKDIFKAQRDHGHLRGYGKAACDGACEHIHLSGRAAPRLLDDPVEEGPCAGPGEPDQHDGCLVPAHPEGAAHRAGLH; encoded by the exons atGCAGCGGGCGGCAGCGCGGGTGCTGCGCGGGGCGCGGACCCCCCCAGCGGGGACGCGCTCGGCCACGGCGCGGGTCCCCCCCCCGCGGGGGCTGCTCTATGAGCGGCACGGGGAACCCGCGGCCGTCGTGCA ACTAAAGGACCTCGAGGTGGCCGAGCTGAGGGACTCCGATGTCCACGTCAAGATGTTGGCAGCCCCCATCAATCCCGCTGACATCAATATGATCCAAG GGACCTATGCCATCCTCTCCCCGCTGCCAGCCGTGGGAGGGAACGAAGGTGTCGGGGAAGTGCTGGAGGTCGGGCGTCGTGTGACGGCTCTGAAACCCGGGGACTGGGTCATCCCGGCAGGCGCCGGAGTCG GGACGTGGCGGACGCAGGGGGTCTTCCCCGAGGAGATGCTGCTGAAGGTGCCCAGTGACATCCCAGTGCTGTGTGCCGCCACCCTGAGCGTCAACCCCTGCACGGCGTACCGCATGCTGGCCGACTTCGAGACCCTGGCTCCGG GTGACTCTGTCATCCAGAACGCTGCCAACAGCGGCGTGGGCCAGGCTGTTATCCAGATCGCCAAAGCCTCCGGCATCAAGACCATCAACGTGGTGAGGGACAG ACCTGATCTCCCAAAGCTGGTGGAGAGGCTGATGGCCCTGGGTGCAGACCACGTCATCACGGAGGAGATGCtgagaaaaccagaaatgaaaGATATATTTAAG gCCCAAAGGGACCATGGTCACCTACGGGGGTATGGCAAAGCAGCCTGTGATGGTGCCTGTG AGCACATTCATCTTTCGGGACGTGCGGCTCCGCGGCTTCTGGATGACCCAGTGGAAGAAGGACCATGCGCAGG ACCAGGAGAGCCTGACCAGCATGATGGATGCCTTGTGCCAGCTCATCCGGAGGGGGCAGCTCACCGCGCCGGCCTGCACTGA